TTGCGCTTATCTCCGCCATCGGCATGTCCATCTTCCTGCAAAACTACGTCAGCCTGACAGAAGGCTCGCGCGACGTAGCCTTGCCAAGCCTGTTCAACGGCCAGTGGACTATCGGCAGCAGCGAAAACTTTGCCGCCTCCATCACCACAATGCAGCTGGTTATCTGGATCGTCACCTTTGTTGCCATGCTCGCATTAACGCTCTTTATCCGCTATTCGCGCATGGGACGCGCCTGCCGCGCCTGTGCTGAAGACCTGAAAATGGCGAGCCTGCTCGGCATCAACACCGATCGGGTGATTGCGCTGACCTTTGTGATTGGCGCGGCGATGGCGGCGGTTGCTGGCGTGCTGCTCGGCCAGTTCTATGGCGTGATAAATCCCTATATCGGCTTTATGGCGGGTATGAAAGCATTTACCGCCGCGGTGCTGGGTGGTATCGGCAGCATTCCTGGCGCGATGATTGGGGGGCTGATCCTCGGCGTGGCGGAAGCGCTCTCTTCAGCGTACCTGAGCACTGAGTATAAAGATGTGGTCTCCTTCGCGCTGCTGATTGGCGTCCTGCTGGTGATGCCGACCGGTATCCTCGGTCG
This Kosakonia cowanii JCM 10956 = DSM 18146 DNA region includes the following protein-coding sequences:
- the livH gene encoding high-affinity branched-chain amino acid ABC transporter permease LivH is translated as MSEQFLYFLQQMFNGVTLGSTYALIAIGYTMVYGIIGMINFAHGEVYMIGSYVSFMIIAALMMMGIDSSWLLVGAGFVGAIIIASAYGWSIERVAYRPVRSSKRLIALISAIGMSIFLQNYVSLTEGSRDVALPSLFNGQWTIGSSENFAASITTMQLVIWIVTFVAMLALTLFIRYSRMGRACRACAEDLKMASLLGINTDRVIALTFVIGAAMAAVAGVLLGQFYGVINPYIGFMAGMKAFTAAVLGGIGSIPGAMIGGLILGVAEALSSAYLSTEYKDVVSFALLIGVLLVMPTGILGRPEVEKV